One region of Agrobacterium tumefaciens genomic DNA includes:
- a CDS encoding aspartate aminotransferase family protein: MAEAGAPLFDTFSRAPLRFERGEGVWLFTESGERYLDFAAGVAVNSLGHAHPHLVDAIKTQAEKVWHVSNLYEVPGQEKLARRLTEATFADKVFFTNSGAEALECAIKTARRYHYTKGHPEKFRIVSFEGAFHGRTLATIAAGGQQKYLEGFGPKVEGFDQVPFGDVDALKAVITAETAALLIEPIQGEGGIRSPSKEFLQILRGLCDEHGLLLIFDEVQTGVGRTGKLFAYEHTGVAPDIMAVAKGIGGGFPLGACLATADAASGMTAGVHGTTYGGNPLAMAVGNAVLDVVLSEGFLEKVRDVALVFRQGLASLKDRYPDVIEEIRGEGLLLGIKAKIPSGELLQAMRAEHLLGVPAGDNVIRLLPPLVTTAEEAREGLARIDAAAASLTVAKQAKSA, encoded by the coding sequence ATGGCCGAAGCCGGCGCGCCATTGTTTGATACGTTTTCAAGAGCCCCCCTGCGCTTCGAGCGCGGTGAGGGTGTATGGCTGTTCACGGAAAGCGGCGAGCGATATCTGGATTTTGCGGCCGGTGTTGCTGTCAACTCGCTGGGCCACGCCCATCCTCACCTCGTTGATGCGATCAAGACGCAGGCCGAGAAGGTCTGGCACGTCTCGAACCTTTATGAAGTGCCGGGACAGGAAAAACTCGCCAGGCGCCTGACGGAAGCGACTTTCGCGGACAAGGTATTCTTCACAAATTCAGGCGCGGAAGCCCTGGAATGCGCCATCAAGACCGCCCGCCGTTATCACTATACCAAGGGCCATCCGGAGAAGTTCCGCATCGTGTCCTTCGAAGGCGCTTTCCATGGCCGTACACTGGCGACGATCGCCGCGGGTGGCCAGCAGAAATACCTCGAAGGTTTCGGTCCCAAGGTCGAAGGTTTCGATCAGGTTCCGTTCGGTGATGTCGATGCCCTCAAGGCCGTCATCACGGCTGAGACTGCAGCACTTCTGATCGAGCCCATCCAGGGCGAGGGCGGCATTCGCTCGCCCAGCAAGGAATTCCTGCAAATTCTGCGCGGATTGTGCGACGAGCACGGCCTGCTGCTGATTTTCGATGAGGTCCAGACGGGTGTCGGCCGCACAGGCAAGCTGTTTGCTTATGAACATACCGGTGTTGCGCCCGATATCATGGCGGTCGCCAAGGGTATCGGTGGCGGTTTCCCGCTAGGCGCATGCCTTGCCACGGCAGATGCCGCTTCCGGCATGACGGCGGGCGTACATGGCACCACCTATGGCGGCAACCCGCTGGCCATGGCAGTCGGCAATGCCGTGCTTGACGTCGTTCTCTCCGAAGGTTTTCTCGAGAAGGTCCGTGACGTCGCGCTGGTCTTCCGGCAGGGTCTGGCCTCGCTCAAGGACCGTTATCCTGACGTGATCGAGGAAATTCGCGGCGAAGGTCTGCTTCTGGGCATCAAGGCGAAGATTCCTTCGGGCGAATTGCTGCAGGCCATGCGCGCAGAGCATCTGCTTGGCGTTCCTGCGGGCGACAATGTCATCCGTCTTCTGCCGCCGCTCGTCACCACGGCGGAAGAGGCCCGTGAGGGTCTTGCACGTATCGACGCGGCTGCCGCCTCCCTGACGGTTGCGAAACAGGCAAAAAGCGCCTGA
- the argF gene encoding ornithine carbamoyltransferase, which produces MGSPKHFLDLSAVGSEDLRTILDDARTRKIATKTGTAEKPLAGKMLAMIFEKPSTRTRVSFDVGMRQLGGETLFLSGTEMQLGRAETIGDTAKVLSRYVDAIMIRTTDHSRLLELAEHATVPVINGLTDDTHPCQIMADILTFEEHRGPVKGKTIAWTGDGNNVLHSFVEGSARFGYRMAMAVPMGSEPHDKFLNWARNNGGEISLYHDADKAVAGADCVVTDTWVSMNQEHKARGHNIFQPYQVNEALMAKANKEALFMHCLPAHRGEEVTDAVIDGPQSVVFDEAENRLHAQKSIIAWCMGVI; this is translated from the coding sequence ATGGGTTCACCAAAACATTTTCTGGACCTCTCGGCCGTCGGGTCGGAGGATCTGCGGACAATTCTTGATGATGCGCGCACGCGCAAGATTGCCACCAAAACCGGCACGGCGGAAAAGCCGCTTGCTGGCAAGATGCTGGCAATGATTTTCGAAAAACCGTCCACACGCACCCGCGTCTCCTTCGATGTCGGCATGCGCCAGCTCGGCGGTGAGACCCTGTTCCTGTCGGGCACGGAAATGCAGCTGGGCCGCGCGGAAACGATTGGCGATACGGCCAAGGTTTTGTCGCGCTATGTCGATGCCATCATGATCCGCACCACGGATCACTCGCGTCTGCTCGAGCTTGCCGAACACGCCACCGTGCCTGTTATCAATGGCCTGACGGACGACACGCATCCCTGCCAGATCATGGCGGATATATTGACGTTCGAAGAACATCGCGGCCCGGTCAAGGGCAAGACCATTGCCTGGACGGGTGACGGCAATAACGTGCTGCATTCGTTCGTGGAAGGCTCCGCCCGTTTCGGTTACCGCATGGCGATGGCAGTCCCGATGGGTTCGGAACCGCACGACAAGTTCCTGAACTGGGCACGCAACAATGGTGGCGAAATCTCGCTGTACCACGATGCCGACAAGGCAGTGGCGGGCGCTGATTGCGTCGTCACCGATACCTGGGTGTCCATGAACCAGGAACACAAGGCGCGCGGCCACAATATCTTCCAGCCTTATCAGGTCAATGAAGCGCTGATGGCGAAGGCCAACAAGGAAGCGCTGTTCATGCACTGCCTGCCGGCGCATCGCGGCGAGGAAGTAACGGATGCAGTGATCGACGGGCCGCAATCGGTGGTCTTCGACGAGGCGGAAAACCGGCTCCATGCGCAGAAGTCCATTATCGCATGGTGCATGGGCGTCATCTGA
- a CDS encoding Hsp33 family molecular chaperone, which translates to MADVTVELDNLDLAGDDKVVPFQVEGLDVRGRAVQVGPLLNAILERHEYPEIVARLLAEATVLTALIGTSLKFSGKLTVQTKGDGPVDLLVADFTAPESMRAYARFDEERLAEAVAAGQTSPEQLLGTGILAFTIDQGVGMQPYQGIVPLDGSSLEEIAGVYFRQSEQLPTRVRLGVAQFFDRDGEGKPRHSWRAGGVIAQFLPQAPERLRMRDLHGGDGDEGDYEVAEDDAWTEAVSLLNTVDTDELTDPQVPVERLLYRLFHESGVRIYDPQVIFDRCSCSRDKIKGVLSGFTAEEIKASEEDGAIAVTCEFCSTTYRYDVSEFENV; encoded by the coding sequence ATGGCAGATGTAACGGTTGAACTGGACAATCTCGATTTAGCTGGCGACGACAAGGTTGTGCCCTTTCAGGTCGAAGGTCTGGACGTGCGCGGTCGCGCCGTACAGGTCGGGCCGCTGTTGAATGCCATCCTCGAACGTCACGAATATCCCGAGATTGTCGCCCGCCTGCTCGCGGAAGCAACGGTTCTGACGGCGCTGATCGGCACATCCCTGAAATTTTCCGGCAAGCTGACTGTGCAGACCAAGGGCGACGGCCCGGTTGACCTTCTGGTGGCGGATTTCACCGCGCCCGAGAGCATGCGCGCTTATGCCCGTTTCGATGAGGAGCGGCTGGCGGAAGCTGTTGCTGCGGGGCAAACCTCGCCCGAACAACTGCTCGGAACCGGCATTCTGGCCTTCACCATCGATCAGGGCGTCGGCATGCAGCCTTATCAGGGCATCGTGCCGCTGGACGGTTCTTCGCTGGAAGAAATCGCCGGGGTTTATTTCCGTCAGTCGGAACAGCTTCCCACCCGCGTGCGCCTCGGCGTTGCCCAGTTCTTCGACCGTGACGGCGAAGGCAAGCCGCGCCATAGCTGGCGTGCAGGCGGCGTGATTGCCCAGTTCCTGCCGCAGGCGCCCGAGCGTTTGCGCATGCGCGATCTCCATGGCGGTGACGGCGACGAGGGCGATTATGAAGTGGCGGAGGACGATGCCTGGACAGAGGCAGTGTCGCTGCTGAATACGGTGGATACCGACGAGCTGACCGATCCGCAGGTGCCAGTGGAGCGTCTGCTTTACAGGCTTTTCCACGAGAGCGGCGTGCGCATCTACGATCCGCAGGTCATTTTCGACCGTTGCAGCTGTTCACGGGACAAGATCAAGGGTGTGCTGTCCGGTTTCACCGCCGAAGAGATCAAGGCGAGTGAGGAAGACGGTGCGATTGCCGTGACGTGCGAGTTCTGCTCCACGACCTATCGCTACGATGTCAGCGAGTTTGAAAACGTCTGA
- the apaG gene encoding Co2+/Mg2+ efflux protein ApaG: protein MYRALTRDIEVTVDPYYLEEQSDPDDDRYVWGYKVVISNNSDVPITLVNRYWHITDQNGQVDEVYGPGVVGEKPHLNPGDSYEYSSGCPLDTPSGLMFGHYEMETDKGEVFNVTIPAFSLDSPGLLRVLN, encoded by the coding sequence ATGTATCGTGCTCTGACAAGGGATATCGAGGTAACGGTCGATCCGTATTATCTCGAGGAGCAGTCCGACCCGGATGACGATCGTTATGTCTGGGGCTATAAAGTCGTGATCTCGAACAATTCCGATGTTCCGATAACACTCGTCAACCGCTATTGGCACATCACCGACCAGAACGGACAGGTGGATGAGGTCTACGGGCCGGGTGTCGTCGGCGAAAAACCGCATCTGAACCCCGGCGACAGTTACGAATATTCATCCGGCTGCCCGCTGGATACGCCGTCAGGCCTTATGTTTGGCCATTATGAAATGGAAACGGACAAAGGCGAGGTGTTCAACGTCACCATCCCCGCCTTTTCACTGGATTCACCCGGCCTGTTGCGGGTGCTGAACTGA